A stretch of the Methylacidiphilum caldifontis genome encodes the following:
- the frr gene encoding ribosome recycling factor, producing MSVEDVLLEAEEKMEKAVEKTRVELASLRSGKANPEMISNISVEAYETHMKLRDLAAITAPDVSLLIVQPWDLTLVEPIRKAIEESKLGLNPAVDAKMIRIPIPPLSEERRLELIKVARKLSEEGRVGIRAIRRHCMEELKKLEKDAHLSEDELERAEKEIQKITDEYIEKIDHILATKEKDLMKV from the coding sequence ATGAGTGTAGAAGATGTTTTGTTAGAGGCAGAAGAGAAAATGGAAAAGGCTGTTGAGAAAACCCGTGTTGAGCTTGCTTCCTTGCGTTCTGGCAAAGCGAATCCAGAAATGATATCCAATATATCCGTAGAGGCTTATGAGACTCACATGAAATTAAGGGATCTTGCCGCCATTACAGCCCCGGATGTGAGTTTACTTATTGTTCAACCGTGGGATCTGACCCTTGTTGAACCAATACGTAAAGCGATAGAGGAATCAAAACTTGGCTTAAATCCTGCTGTAGATGCCAAAATGATAAGAATCCCTATTCCCCCTTTATCAGAAGAAAGAAGACTAGAGTTGATAAAGGTAGCTAGAAAGCTTTCTGAAGAGGGTAGAGTCGGTATTAGAGCGATTCGTCGTCATTGTATGGAAGAACTGAAAAAGCTAGAGAAGGATGCTCATCTCAGCGAGGATGAACTAGAGCGAGCGGAAAAAGAAATTCAAAAAATAACTGATGAGTATATAGAAAAGATTGATCACATTTTAGCAACAAAAGAAAAGGATCTCATGAAAGTGTAA
- a CDS encoding DJ-1/PfpI family protein, translating to MAEKKILMIVGDFAEDYEVMVPFQFLCAIGHKVDVVCPGRTKGQKIITAIHDFEAEQTYSEKRGHYFVLNADFEKVVPQEYDGLVLPGGRAPEYLRLYPKVIEIIRHFFEQKKPVAAICHGIQLLTASKVLSGYRLTAYPAVGPEVNLSGAEYVSVDFEDAVIDQNLVTAPGWPAHPRWMSLFLSLLGTKVYL from the coding sequence ATGGCAGAAAAAAAGATTTTGATGATTGTTGGGGATTTTGCAGAAGATTATGAAGTCATGGTGCCTTTTCAATTCCTTTGTGCCATAGGGCATAAGGTGGATGTGGTCTGTCCTGGCAGAACAAAGGGCCAGAAGATAATCACTGCCATTCATGATTTTGAGGCAGAACAGACCTATTCAGAAAAAAGGGGACATTATTTTGTTCTTAATGCGGATTTTGAAAAAGTGGTCCCTCAAGAATATGACGGCCTGGTTCTTCCTGGAGGTCGAGCACCGGAATATTTGCGACTCTATCCAAAGGTGATTGAAATAATTCGTCATTTTTTTGAACAGAAAAAGCCAGTGGCAGCAATATGTCATGGTATCCAGTTGCTGACCGCATCAAAAGTACTATCTGGCTATCGTCTTACGGCTTATCCTGCTGTAGGACCGGAGGTTAATTTGAGTGGAGCTGAATATGTTTCCGTAGATTTTGAGGATGCAGTAATAGATCAAAACCTTGTTACGGCTCCTGGTTGGCCTGCTCATCCACGTTGGATGTCTCTTTTTTTATCTCTTTTAGGAACAAAAGTTTATCTTTAG
- a CDS encoding NAD(P)/FAD-dependent oxidoreductase, with product MEKADCIIIGAGIAGASVGFHLAQKGLSVIILEKESSAGYHSTGRSAVFFRGSHGLPHVRILTWASKKFFESPPEIFQHPLTTPRMALFIARKEKKELLEKWFLKNQSPELSLRKISVEEALEFVPILKKESVDGGGIIETTGKDIHQPELLQGYLKGVIQNGGKIYFNTPVSHIEKQQIGWRVEGAKGLYVGNVLINAAGAWADEVAKQASIKPLGIVPKKRTVITFDPPPDYSIIHWPMVIEIGEEFYFKPHHNEILASPADQTPSIPCDAKPDESDCMLAQKRIEKATRLKIQKINRKWAGLRSFVKDQIPVIGFDPEKAGFFWVAALGGSGIETSPAVGEISSCLITSEALPDHYSHLNIELEHYSPIRLKQE from the coding sequence ATGGAAAAAGCGGATTGTATAATTATCGGAGCAGGCATTGCAGGAGCATCTGTTGGCTTTCATCTTGCTCAAAAAGGCCTTTCAGTCATTATCCTGGAAAAAGAGTCTTCTGCTGGATATCATTCCACGGGAAGATCGGCTGTTTTTTTTCGAGGTAGTCATGGACTTCCCCATGTAAGAATCCTAACTTGGGCAAGCAAAAAATTTTTTGAATCACCTCCCGAAATTTTTCAACATCCTCTCACAACTCCGAGAATGGCGTTGTTTATTGCAAGAAAAGAAAAAAAAGAACTTTTAGAAAAATGGTTTTTGAAAAACCAATCCCCTGAACTTTCTCTAAGGAAAATTTCGGTTGAGGAGGCCCTTGAGTTTGTTCCGATTTTAAAAAAGGAATCTGTAGACGGAGGAGGGATCATAGAAACCACTGGAAAGGATATCCATCAACCTGAGTTGCTTCAAGGCTACCTTAAAGGGGTGATCCAAAATGGAGGGAAGATTTATTTCAATACTCCTGTAAGCCATATCGAAAAACAACAAATCGGTTGGAGGGTAGAAGGAGCAAAAGGACTGTATGTCGGCAATGTCCTTATCAATGCAGCGGGAGCTTGGGCAGATGAGGTAGCAAAACAGGCTTCAATAAAACCCTTAGGTATTGTACCTAAAAAAAGAACCGTAATTACTTTTGACCCACCACCAGATTATTCCATTATACATTGGCCTATGGTTATTGAGATCGGTGAAGAGTTTTATTTTAAACCCCATCACAATGAAATATTGGCTTCTCCAGCTGATCAAACCCCATCAATACCTTGTGATGCCAAACCCGACGAATCCGACTGCATGCTAGCTCAAAAAAGGATAGAAAAAGCAACTCGGCTTAAAATTCAAAAGATAAATCGAAAATGGGCTGGGCTTCGTTCTTTTGTCAAAGACCAAATTCCGGTCATTGGTTTTGATCCAGAGAAAGCCGGTTTTTTTTGGGTAGCTGCTCTGGGTGGTTCGGGCATAGAAACTTCTCCAGCAGTTGGAGAAATATCCTCATGTCTAATCACCAGTGAAGCCCTCCCCGATCATTATTCCCACCTTAACATCGAGCTTGAACACTACTCGCCGATCCGGTTAAAACAAGAATAG
- a CDS encoding glycoside hydrolase family 55 protein, producing the protein MLNLNKILILGFISFCCFYYSTFFVYARSSTFWVSEPVEPADGVIVYGWGFAPKEEIFLWALPDEDPKTGYVPFSFSKEKRVTVSPMQVTEQSIKFEIPAVFPPGIFGVEIAENQFLINRPRIEWCQPSRLLPGLKQDETYPGSELCIIGHNILLSPEDAQRVKVMVTAKKSNQSLFLEVIEVEKYCCRVKIPETLSTGEYDLLIHNGHGGQSGWSEPFLLRVVNPASWPSKILSIREYGAKGDGKSDDSEALRKVLKAAESNGGAIVYIPAGIYKVKGSFYIPPKTLLEGDGVDFSWLSWPENEPHGEEDFIPAAFVSSGQFALEELSISVRNAKRVLVDRSILKDEEVLGNAKDWEDLSSLFKGGPSAPTGSASDVFLRNIRIQFFPFYGYPQDGILNSPQWKILKWGLVPSPGLGFALALGSLANVEISGCEIIGCRQRAVHLKNGRITQNSFYNPMGAFCLTEIGGEKLFVEDNWFSDESAFYRRLSPLRYMYVAHNQFSEFGRGNRLALSCNLGFLMGKKKENTLTRHQPLKATAVGNELILKEGTFAKDSLVNQQLLIVEDHKEPIARKVIANNEHKVSIDSGASLSQDKELSVYLLPWSSPFVCSVVSSEKAETKVSEKNLLPGLVGLDVLVVSGKGAGQLRQVTAQNANTISIDRPWDVAPDFSSLLLFYQWEGRSIFFENQGQDCRFLFPLSRFGYDVIFDGNQVKRSGGMIAEGGYFIQWINNILDVAVNYPAVRTEDPLDLRIKSLDFGALGFLIDKQMDSNKEAPFETIRAAVLRSNRLAFGHRIVVGVDHNGEGISTQAVVGKDLLIDHNWFEHGLNGIEIGEGIRQSIVMRNLYFDIKEPLRIKEKKDIFIKD; encoded by the coding sequence TTGTTAAACTTAAATAAAATTTTAATTTTAGGTTTTATCTCTTTTTGTTGCTTTTATTATTCTACATTTTTTGTTTATGCTCGATCAAGCACCTTCTGGGTATCTGAACCGGTCGAACCCGCAGATGGAGTTATAGTATATGGTTGGGGATTTGCTCCCAAAGAAGAAATATTTCTTTGGGCATTACCCGATGAGGATCCCAAAACGGGTTATGTTCCTTTTTCTTTTTCCAAGGAAAAAAGGGTAACGGTTAGCCCGATGCAGGTTACTGAACAGTCTATAAAATTTGAGATCCCCGCAGTATTTCCCCCTGGAATATTTGGCGTGGAGATAGCCGAAAATCAATTTTTGATTAACCGACCCAGAATAGAATGGTGCCAGCCAAGTAGGCTTCTTCCCGGTTTAAAACAAGATGAGACTTATCCTGGATCGGAATTATGTATCATTGGACACAATATTCTTTTATCCCCAGAAGACGCTCAGAGAGTAAAGGTGATGGTGACAGCCAAGAAAAGCAACCAATCTCTTTTTTTGGAGGTCATTGAAGTCGAAAAATATTGCTGTCGGGTTAAGATTCCAGAAACCCTCTCAACCGGTGAATACGACTTGTTGATCCATAATGGTCATGGAGGCCAATCGGGATGGAGCGAACCTTTCTTGCTTAGGGTGGTTAACCCGGCCTCATGGCCTTCTAAGATTCTCAGTATTAGGGAGTATGGAGCAAAAGGTGATGGCAAAAGTGATGATTCAGAAGCTTTACGGAAAGTTCTCAAGGCTGCGGAGTCCAATGGAGGAGCCATAGTCTATATTCCGGCAGGAATATACAAGGTCAAAGGAAGTTTTTATATTCCTCCAAAAACATTACTGGAAGGGGATGGGGTGGATTTTTCATGGTTAAGCTGGCCTGAGAATGAACCTCATGGGGAAGAGGATTTTATTCCCGCAGCCTTTGTTTCTTCAGGACAGTTTGCATTGGAAGAGTTGTCGATAAGTGTCAGAAATGCTAAACGAGTTTTGGTTGATCGTTCTATTCTTAAGGATGAAGAAGTTCTGGGAAATGCAAAGGACTGGGAAGATCTATCCTCCCTTTTTAAAGGAGGACCCTCTGCTCCAACGGGTAGTGCATCAGATGTCTTTTTGCGCAATATCCGCATTCAGTTTTTCCCTTTCTATGGGTATCCCCAGGATGGTATCCTCAATAGTCCTCAATGGAAAATATTAAAATGGGGATTGGTCCCTTCTCCTGGACTTGGTTTTGCACTTGCACTTGGCAGCCTTGCAAATGTTGAAATTTCTGGATGTGAGATTATTGGTTGTAGGCAGAGAGCTGTGCATTTAAAAAACGGCCGCATAACACAAAATAGCTTTTATAACCCGATGGGGGCATTTTGTTTAACTGAAATCGGAGGAGAAAAGTTATTTGTTGAAGATAACTGGTTTTCTGATGAATCAGCTTTTTATAGGAGACTTTCTCCTTTGAGGTACATGTATGTTGCCCATAATCAATTTTCTGAGTTTGGTCGAGGAAATCGATTGGCTTTGTCTTGTAATCTTGGATTTCTCATGGGGAAGAAAAAAGAAAATACTTTAACAAGGCATCAACCTCTTAAAGCGACAGCGGTTGGCAATGAACTTATTCTTAAAGAAGGGACTTTTGCTAAAGATTCTTTGGTTAATCAACAACTCCTTATTGTCGAGGATCACAAAGAACCTATAGCAAGAAAGGTAATCGCAAACAACGAGCATAAAGTGTCAATCGATTCTGGAGCTTCTTTGTCCCAGGATAAAGAGCTTTCTGTCTATCTTCTTCCTTGGAGTAGTCCTTTTGTATGTTCTGTTGTGTCTTCGGAAAAGGCTGAAACCAAAGTTTCAGAAAAAAATCTTCTCCCTGGTCTTGTGGGTCTGGATGTCCTTGTGGTCTCAGGTAAGGGGGCCGGACAACTCCGCCAAGTAACTGCTCAAAATGCTAATACGATTAGCATTGATAGGCCATGGGATGTAGCCCCAGATTTTTCAAGTCTTTTGCTTTTTTATCAGTGGGAAGGTAGATCGATTTTTTTCGAAAATCAGGGGCAAGATTGTAGGTTTCTCTTTCCTTTGAGTCGATTTGGCTATGATGTCATTTTTGATGGAAATCAGGTGAAGAGATCTGGAGGAATGATTGCTGAAGGAGGATATTTTATACAATGGATTAATAATATCTTGGATGTAGCAGTGAATTATCCTGCCGTTAGGACTGAAGACCCTCTGGATTTGAGAATTAAAAGCTTGGATTTTGGAGCGCTAGGTTTTCTTATAGACAAGCAAATGGATTCTAATAAGGAGGCCCCTTTTGAAACAATCCGCGCAGCAGTGTTAAGATCAAATCGCCTTGCCTTTGGGCATCGTATTGTTGTAGGGGTTGACCATAATGGAGAGGGTATTTCCACTCAGGCTGTAGTGGGCAAAGATCTCCTTATAGATCATAATTGGTTTGAACATGGACTGAATGGTATAGAGATCGGTGAGGGTATCCGTCAAAGTATAGTCATGCGCAACCTGTATTTTGATATAAAAGAACCTTTAAGGATCAAAGAGAAAAAGGATATCTTTATAAAAGATTGA